One Coleofasciculus sp. FACHB-T130 DNA segment encodes these proteins:
- a CDS encoding pseudouridine synthase: MAERLQKILSQWGIASRRQAEKMIEAGRVRVNGTVVGLGQTANPEQDQIQVDGKLVLPAHRPQMLYILLYKPAGVVSTCRDPQKRRTILDLLPPALREGQGLHPVGRLDAESTGALLVTNDGEMTLRLTHPRYHLPKTYQVWIQGHPPEEVLKSWRQGILLSGKKTLPAQVRVLDVRGSQTCLEVILTEGRNRQIRRIAEQLGYPVIHLHRAAIGPICLKRTGEPMFPGSYRFLEDFEISFLQNQVNLTSIEVPADIKERRV; encoded by the coding sequence ATGGCCGAAAGGCTACAAAAAATTCTCTCCCAGTGGGGTATTGCCTCCCGCCGCCAAGCTGAAAAAATGATTGAAGCAGGGCGCGTGCGGGTCAATGGTACTGTTGTTGGGCTGGGGCAAACAGCAAATCCAGAACAAGACCAGATTCAAGTTGATGGCAAACTTGTACTCCCAGCTCATCGTCCTCAAATGCTCTATATCTTGCTTTACAAACCTGCTGGGGTAGTTTCTACGTGCCGCGATCCTCAAAAGCGCCGCACGATTCTTGATTTACTGCCTCCTGCACTCCGAGAAGGTCAGGGATTGCATCCAGTTGGACGTCTAGATGCCGAATCCACCGGCGCGTTATTGGTCACAAATGACGGTGAAATGACGCTACGCTTGACCCATCCTCGATATCATCTTCCTAAAACTTACCAAGTTTGGATTCAGGGTCATCCCCCAGAAGAGGTACTAAAATCCTGGCGTCAGGGTATTCTACTGTCAGGGAAAAAGACATTGCCTGCTCAAGTTCGCGTTTTGGATGTGCGGGGTTCTCAAACCTGCTTGGAAGTGATTCTTACAGAAGGGAGAAACCGACAAATTCGACGCATTGCCGAGCAACTGGGCTATCCCGTCATTCATCTACACCGTGCCGCGATTGGTCCCATTTGTTTAAAACGAACAGGGGAGCCTATGTTCCCTGGTAGTTATCGTTTTCTTGAAGATTTTGAAATCAGTTTTCTACAAAACCAAGTCAATCTAACATCAATAGAAGTGCCAGCAGACATCAAGGAGCGCCGTGTATGA
- a CDS encoding RodZ domain-containing protein, with translation MKENPLHLQQQQIEKLKELGSRLRQVREEQSLSLEEVGDKTRIQVRLLKAIEEGRREILPEPVYIQGFIKRYADALGLDGVEYSDTFPSGPIFQLIKPTWRYYLPSAQLRPIHLYLIYVFLVIGAVNGLSYVVNRPALEVGKGGTQERSPRESLAKANAANTDLQEKLGPFTPAVFSSNTSQTGKPVRVGVTVKTPSWIRVVVDGKTQFEGTLPQGTQRTWVAEETLIVKAGNAGGILVAFNDEKAKKLGAPGKVREVTFAANPPGS, from the coding sequence ATGAAGGAGAATCCACTTCATCTTCAACAGCAACAAATTGAGAAGCTAAAAGAACTGGGGTCTCGCCTCCGCCAGGTGCGTGAGGAACAATCTCTGTCCCTAGAGGAAGTTGGCGACAAAACCAGGATTCAAGTTCGTCTGCTCAAGGCAATTGAGGAAGGTAGGCGCGAAATCTTGCCTGAACCCGTCTATATTCAAGGCTTTATCAAGCGGTATGCTGATGCACTGGGATTAGATGGGGTAGAGTATTCTGACACTTTTCCCAGTGGGCCGATTTTCCAGCTCATTAAGCCGACTTGGCGGTATTATTTGCCATCAGCTCAGCTGCGACCGATTCACCTTTACTTGATCTATGTGTTTCTGGTGATTGGTGCAGTGAACGGTCTGTCTTACGTGGTGAATCGTCCGGCTTTAGAAGTAGGAAAGGGCGGGACTCAAGAGCGATCGCCTAGAGAGTCTCTCGCCAAAGCTAATGCAGCCAATACAGACTTGCAAGAAAAACTAGGGCCGTTTACCCCAGCAGTATTCAGCAGCAATACCAGTCAAACGGGTAAGCCGGTACGGGTTGGCGTAACCGTCAAAACCCCGTCCTGGATTCGGGTAGTGGTGGATGGCAAGACGCAGTTTGAGGGAACGCTCCCCCAAGGCACTCAGCGCACCTGGGTTGCAGAGGAGACACTGATTGTAAAAGCTGGCAATGCGGGTGGTATCTTAGTCGCTTTTAATGATGAAAAGGCAAAGAAACTGGGTGCCCCCGGTAAAGTTCGGGAAGTAACCTTTGCCGCTAATCCTCCTGGGTCTTAA
- the malQ gene encoding 4-alpha-glucanotransferase: MPFPRSSGILLHPTCFPSRFGIGDLGLEAYRFIDFLVESSQQFWQVLPLGPTGYGNSPYMCYSALAGNPLLISPEKLRDEGLLTEDDFSGLPEFSLDRVDFERAIQTKMPLLAKACENFKNQASTLQQKEFASFCKAAHWLDDYALFMAIREAQGHASWYNWEPEIAKRQPEALEQWRQRLNDEIYYHKYLQFEFFRQWTQLKSYANLGSIEIIGDIPIYVAHDSADVWSHPDIFCLDEQTGEPALMAGVPPDYFSATGQLWGNPVYNWEKLQQQNFKWWIQRFESLLDYIDIIRIDHFRGFQAYWAVKQGETTAMNGEWIEAPGEAFFKLLNDKLGKLPILAEDLGVITPEVEALRDKFEFPGMKILQFAFGSDSGNGFLPFNYPRNCVVYTGTHDNDTTVGWFYQLSDYERENLLRYVGCISSDGIHWDAIRLAMASVANQAIIPFQDLLGLGGDARMNFPGKAEGNWEWRYRPEAVNQEIGYRLKTLTETFGRAPIKNQD, from the coding sequence ATGCCGTTTCCTAGATCTAGTGGCATTTTGCTACACCCCACTTGTTTTCCTAGCCGGTTTGGCATCGGCGATCTCGGTTTAGAAGCTTATCGCTTTATTGATTTTTTGGTGGAGAGTTCCCAGCAATTTTGGCAGGTTTTGCCATTAGGACCAACCGGCTATGGCAATTCTCCCTATATGTGCTATTCAGCATTGGCGGGAAATCCCTTACTGATTAGTCCTGAGAAGCTGCGCGACGAGGGGTTACTTACCGAGGATGATTTTTCTGGATTGCCAGAGTTTTCCCTAGACAGGGTGGATTTTGAGCGGGCGATCCAGACCAAAATGCCTTTGCTCGCTAAAGCCTGCGAAAACTTTAAAAACCAGGCATCAACCTTACAGCAAAAGGAATTTGCAAGTTTTTGCAAAGCGGCTCATTGGCTTGATGACTATGCCTTATTTATGGCGATCCGGGAAGCTCAGGGACACGCTAGTTGGTATAACTGGGAACCGGAAATTGCTAAACGCCAACCGGAAGCCTTAGAACAGTGGCGGCAGCGGCTGAATGATGAGATTTATTACCACAAATACTTGCAGTTTGAGTTTTTCCGGCAATGGACTCAACTGAAAAGCTATGCCAACTTGGGCAGTATTGAGATTATTGGCGATATTCCAATTTATGTGGCTCACGATAGTGCCGATGTCTGGTCGCATCCAGATATCTTTTGCTTGGACGAACAGACGGGGGAACCGGCGCTGATGGCTGGAGTTCCACCGGACTACTTCAGCGCCACAGGCCAGTTGTGGGGCAATCCAGTCTATAACTGGGAAAAGTTGCAGCAGCAAAACTTTAAGTGGTGGATACAGCGCTTTGAATCTTTGTTAGATTACATTGACATTATTCGGATTGACCACTTCCGAGGTTTCCAAGCCTACTGGGCAGTTAAGCAGGGCGAAACGACTGCTATGAATGGGGAGTGGATTGAGGCTCCTGGAGAAGCTTTCTTTAAGCTACTGAACGACAAATTAGGCAAGCTTCCTATCCTGGCAGAGGATTTGGGCGTGATTACCCCAGAGGTAGAGGCGCTGCGAGATAAGTTTGAATTTCCGGGGATGAAGATTTTACAGTTTGCCTTTGGTTCGGATTCTGGCAACGGCTTTTTGCCTTTTAACTATCCGCGCAACTGTGTGGTTTACACCGGCACCCATGATAATGACACCACGGTAGGCTGGTTCTATCAACTTTCAGACTATGAAAGGGAGAATCTCCTGCGTTATGTGGGTTGCATCAGTTCCGACGGCATCCACTGGGATGCGATCCGGCTGGCGATGGCTTCGGTGGCAAATCAGGCCATTATTCCTTTTCAGGATCTTTTGGGATTGGGGGGCGATGCCCGAATGAATTTTCCCGGCAAAGCAGAGGGAAATTGGGAGTGGCGGTATCGACCTGAAGCCGTGAACCAAGAGATCGGCTATCGTCTCAAAACTCTAACTGAAACTTTCGGTCGCGCCCCAATTAAGAATCAGGACTGA
- a CDS encoding NUDIX hydrolase: MTYRNPAPTVDIIIELIDRPHRPIVLIERQNPPYGWAIPGGFIDYGEKAEAAARREAQEEISLQVELIEQFQVYSDPSRDPRSHTMSVVFIATATGEPQAADDAKAVGIFESWRIPTDLCFDHGKILHDYWRYRHYGIRPRLS, encoded by the coding sequence ATGACTTACCGAAACCCTGCTCCGACTGTCGATATCATTATTGAACTGATCGATCGACCGCATCGACCGATTGTATTAATTGAACGCCAAAATCCACCTTATGGTTGGGCAATTCCGGGTGGATTTATTGATTACGGGGAGAAAGCAGAAGCGGCGGCGCGGCGTGAAGCGCAGGAAGAAATTAGCTTACAGGTGGAGTTAATTGAACAATTCCAGGTGTATTCCGATCCCAGCCGCGATCCGCGAAGTCACACGATGAGCGTTGTGTTTATCGCAACGGCAACGGGCGAACCTCAAGCTGCTGATGATGCCAAGGCGGTTGGAATTTTTGAATCTTGGCGAATTCCCACGGATTTATGCTTCGATCACGGCAAAATTTTGCACGATTATTGGCGTTATCGGCATTACGGGATACGTCCTCGATTGTCTTGA
- a CDS encoding MFS transporter: MSDSSSEHSPATPDSEKLKLSTKLAYGAGDVGAAITANIGVFYTAYFLTDVAGIAAGLATWILLIGKVWDAVNDPVVGVLSDRTNSPRWGRRLPWMLYGAIPFGITFFLQWLVPRFSANDAANQWGLFWYYIVISILFNSFYTAVNLPYTALTPELTQDYNERTNLNSYRFAFSIGGSIVSVIVFGIIAALIPSDRIQQYLVMGVVCAILSVLPIYWCIWGTRDRILARAAQNPTFEQPVSLPILEQVRIVLSNRPFLYVVGIYLCSWLAVQVTAAIIPYFVLSWMRLSDAVVAQVILAVQGTALLMLFIWSKLSQRYGKKAVYFMGMSVWIIAQAGLFFLQPGQIAFMYVLGVMAGFGVSTAYLIPWSMLPDVIELDELKTGQRREGIFYSFMVFLQKVSLAVAVALVLKSLEWNQYIRSTPENLAPIQPDSALLAIRIAIGPLPTIALICGLILAYFYPLTREVHADILLKLKERKLKAQ, from the coding sequence ATGAGTGATTCCTCTTCTGAGCATTCCCCCGCGACACCCGACAGCGAAAAGCTAAAGTTAAGTACGAAACTGGCTTATGGTGCCGGTGATGTAGGTGCTGCGATCACCGCAAATATTGGGGTGTTTTATACCGCCTATTTTCTGACCGATGTCGCCGGAATCGCCGCTGGACTAGCGACTTGGATTCTCCTGATTGGCAAGGTTTGGGATGCGGTGAACGATCCGGTTGTCGGGGTGCTTAGCGACAGAACAAACTCGCCACGCTGGGGGCGTCGGCTTCCCTGGATGTTATATGGGGCGATTCCGTTTGGAATCACGTTCTTTTTGCAGTGGCTAGTGCCTCGATTTAGCGCCAATGACGCTGCGAATCAATGGGGATTGTTCTGGTATTACATTGTCATTTCGATTTTGTTTAATTCGTTTTACACCGCTGTTAATTTACCCTACACTGCCCTAACTCCAGAACTGACTCAGGACTACAACGAACGCACGAATCTCAACAGCTATCGGTTTGCTTTCTCGATTGGGGGAAGTATCGTATCTGTGATTGTGTTCGGAATCATCGCCGCTTTGATTCCTAGTGACCGCATCCAGCAATATTTGGTGATGGGCGTCGTTTGTGCAATCTTGTCGGTCTTACCGATTTATTGGTGTATTTGGGGGACACGCGATCGCATTTTGGCAAGGGCGGCACAAAATCCCACCTTTGAGCAACCTGTCTCCCTCCCAATTTTGGAACAAGTACGGATTGTTTTGAGCAATCGCCCCTTTTTATATGTTGTTGGAATTTATCTGTGTTCCTGGTTAGCTGTCCAGGTCACAGCGGCTATCATTCCTTATTTTGTTCTCAGTTGGATGCGCTTAAGCGATGCAGTCGTTGCCCAAGTTATTCTAGCGGTGCAGGGAACAGCATTGTTGATGCTGTTTATCTGGAGTAAGCTTAGCCAGCGATACGGTAAAAAAGCCGTCTATTTTATGGGAATGAGCGTGTGGATTATTGCCCAGGCGGGATTGTTTTTCTTACAGCCCGGTCAAATTGCTTTCATGTACGTGTTAGGAGTGATGGCAGGTTTTGGCGTTTCTACAGCTTATTTGATCCCGTGGTCGATGCTGCCAGATGTGATTGAATTAGATGAACTAAAAACCGGACAGCGGCGGGAAGGGATTTTTTACAGCTTCATGGTGTTCTTGCAAAAAGTCAGTTTAGCTGTTGCCGTGGCGTTAGTCTTGAAAAGCCTGGAGTGGAATCAATACATTCGGTCTACCCCAGAGAACTTAGCCCCGATTCAACCGGATTCTGCACTTTTAGCGATTCGCATCGCCATCGGACCTCTACCAACAATTGCCCTAATTTGTGGATTAATTCTGGCATACTTTTATCCTCTGACTCGTGAGGTTCATGCCGATATCTTACTGAAACTGAAAGAACGGAAATTAAAGGCTCAATAG
- a CDS encoding phosphoribosyltransferase, translating into MPELYVSWSEYHQKIEQLAAIIYQSGWEFNQIVCLARGGLRVGDILSRIYHKPLAILAATSYGGTGDRFRGSLAFARDLTMTSPHLGSRILLVDDLVDSGITLREAIPWLKHHYAADVEQIRSAVIWYKACSVIAPDYYVDYLPENPWIHQPFEKYEQVDPSELAQRYAAVSATK; encoded by the coding sequence ATGCCAGAGCTTTACGTGTCATGGTCAGAGTACCACCAAAAAATCGAACAGTTGGCGGCAATCATATATCAATCCGGCTGGGAGTTTAACCAGATTGTCTGCCTTGCCAGGGGCGGTCTACGGGTGGGTGATATTTTATCGCGAATTTACCACAAACCGTTGGCAATTTTAGCTGCCACTTCTTACGGCGGCACAGGCGATCGCTTTCGAGGTTCTCTCGCCTTTGCCCGCGACCTCACCATGACTTCTCCTCATCTGGGTAGCCGCATTCTCCTGGTCGATGACTTAGTGGATTCTGGCATCACCCTCCGGGAAGCTATCCCTTGGCTGAAACATCATTATGCGGCTGATGTCGAGCAGATTCGATCCGCTGTCATCTGGTACAAAGCTTGCTCCGTCATCGCGCCTGACTACTATGTGGACTATCTCCCGGAAAACCCCTGGATTCACCAACCCTTTGAAAAATACGAACAGGTCGATCCCTCAGAGTTAGCCCAACGCTATGCTGCTGTTTCAGCGACCAAATAA
- a CDS encoding AEC family transporter, which translates to MPNIGIQLLELYFRLGGGILLGWVLGRQLPKVVPTYLGKFLFWIGVPLGIVAFLRHADLSGPIWIAPVAAWMAILVGAGLAWFWIGRQASQFPKKAWSKSTQGSFLLASMVGNTGYLGYPVTLALVGQQYFGWALFYDLMGTTLGAYGLGVVLAARFGVGAEKGVFPSLQAVLINPALWSFGFGLGFRNFPLPEPAEQLLQMIAWSGVALALVLIGMRLSQLSSWGSLPSASVSLGIKMLLVPLVLGVGVGLLGVSGAPHLVIVLQMAMPPAFATLILAETYNLDRNLTVTALVVGTIGLLLTLPVWLVLFGR; encoded by the coding sequence ATGCCTAATATAGGAATTCAACTGCTGGAACTCTATTTCCGGCTAGGTGGTGGCATTTTGCTGGGATGGGTTTTGGGTCGCCAACTGCCCAAAGTAGTTCCCACCTATTTAGGGAAGTTTCTCTTTTGGATTGGAGTCCCGCTTGGCATTGTGGCGTTTCTGCGTCACGCTGACTTATCCGGGCCAATTTGGATTGCACCCGTCGCCGCTTGGATGGCAATTTTGGTGGGAGCCGGATTAGCCTGGTTTTGGATAGGAAGGCAAGCCTCGCAATTCCCTAAAAAAGCTTGGAGTAAATCCACTCAAGGAAGTTTTCTATTAGCCTCAATGGTCGGGAACACCGGCTACTTGGGTTATCCCGTCACCCTCGCTCTCGTCGGGCAGCAGTACTTTGGGTGGGCGCTATTTTATGACCTGATGGGCACCACGCTGGGAGCCTACGGCTTGGGCGTTGTCTTGGCGGCTCGTTTTGGGGTTGGGGCAGAGAAGGGCGTCTTCCCGTCCCTACAGGCAGTGCTGATCAATCCAGCGCTGTGGAGTTTTGGCTTTGGACTGGGTTTTCGCAACTTCCCACTGCCCGAACCCGCTGAACAATTGCTGCAAATGATTGCTTGGAGTGGAGTGGCGCTGGCTTTGGTGCTAATCGGTATGCGCCTCAGCCAGCTTTCCTCCTGGGGTAGCCTCCCTTCGGCATCTGTGAGCTTGGGGATTAAAATGCTGCTCGTTCCGCTGGTACTGGGCGTTGGGGTTGGGCTGCTGGGTGTGAGTGGGGCACCCCATCTGGTCATTGTTTTACAGATGGCAATGCCTCCAGCGTTTGCCACCCTCATCTTGGCGGAAACCTACAATCTCGACCGAAATTTAACCGTGACGGCGCTGGTTGTCGGGACGATAGGACTCTTGTTAACTCTGCCGGTTTGGTTGGTGTTATTTGGTCGCTGA
- a CDS encoding M15 family metallopeptidase encodes MPEKPPKSALPIDDIPEALRDTPYLGRRQRQWQPILLFGGLLGLGAIALIIGILVPRPVPESNASPIQSDVSGIQTPPATPAANTLFGHFSYQEAPQSELEAITADGRLKMRKAAARQYNAMVAAARASGIIIVPISGFRSISEQQHLYFDTKAQRGQSAAERAKVSAPPGHSEHHTGYAIDVGDGRVPATNLSPNFEKTAAFKWLQKNAPYYSFEISFPRNNPQGVSYEPWHWRYVGDRDSLETFYKAKQFGGGAQPSGDRSVVSPTNPNPNTSP; translated from the coding sequence ATGCCTGAAAAACCACCCAAGTCGGCACTGCCGATAGACGATATTCCGGAGGCGTTGCGGGATACGCCGTACCTCGGACGACGCCAGCGACAGTGGCAGCCGATTCTCCTGTTTGGCGGTTTGTTGGGATTGGGAGCGATCGCGCTGATTATCGGTATCTTAGTCCCCCGTCCTGTACCCGAATCGAATGCGTCGCCTATACAAAGTGACGTTTCAGGCATTCAAACGCCTCCAGCGACACCAGCAGCCAATACCCTGTTTGGACACTTTTCCTATCAAGAGGCACCCCAGTCCGAACTTGAGGCGATTACAGCGGATGGTCGCTTGAAAATGCGTAAAGCTGCCGCCAGACAATATAACGCGATGGTAGCAGCGGCGCGAGCTTCCGGGATTATCATCGTGCCAATTTCAGGATTTCGCTCGATTAGCGAGCAGCAGCATTTATATTTTGACACTAAGGCGCAGCGCGGACAGTCAGCCGCCGAACGGGCAAAAGTGAGTGCGCCTCCCGGTCACAGCGAACATCATACTGGGTACGCGATAGACGTGGGTGATGGAAGAGTCCCCGCAACGAATCTCAGTCCTAACTTTGAGAAGACTGCGGCTTTTAAGTGGCTTCAGAAGAACGCCCCTTACTATAGCTTTGAGATATCGTTTCCCCGCAACAATCCCCAAGGCGTTAGTTATGAACCGTGGCACTGGCGCTATGTGGGCGATCGCGATAGTCTGGAAACATTTTATAAAGCCAAACAATTCGGAGGTGGGGCGCAGCCATCGGGCGATCGCTCTGTCGTGTCGCCGACCAATCCCAACCCCAATACTTCACCCTAG
- a CDS encoding ATP-dependent Zn protease, which translates to MQQTALNLIAIGVFAMTLSSLLGPMLNISPTIPAIATISILGLATLDTLSFQGKGIAILLELFAGADSKYRDRVLRHEAGHFLVAYLLEIPITGYTLSAWETVRQGNPGQGGVIFDTQKLQQEMTTPWEMQVILDRFCTVWMAGIAAEILAYGSAEGGAEDRQKIREALTQLGRQESGAQQKERASALQARTLIEENYPAYEALVARMEQRASVEECYQVLQQHTFRS; encoded by the coding sequence ATGCAACAAACTGCCCTAAATCTAATTGCCATTGGCGTCTTTGCAATGACGCTTTCTAGCTTGTTGGGGCCAATGTTGAACATATCACCGACAATCCCCGCGATCGCAACGATTAGCATTCTGGGACTGGCAACCTTAGACACCCTGAGCTTCCAAGGCAAAGGGATTGCAATCCTTTTGGAGTTGTTTGCAGGTGCTGACTCCAAATACCGCGATCGCGTATTGCGGCATGAAGCCGGTCATTTCCTCGTCGCCTACTTACTCGAAATTCCCATCACTGGCTACACGCTCAGCGCCTGGGAAACCGTTAGACAAGGAAATCCTGGGCAAGGTGGGGTGATATTTGATACCCAAAAATTGCAGCAAGAAATGACAACCCCTTGGGAGATGCAAGTCATCCTGGATCGATTCTGCACCGTCTGGATGGCAGGCATCGCCGCCGAGATTTTGGCATACGGTAGCGCCGAGGGAGGCGCAGAAGACCGGCAAAAAATTAGAGAGGCGCTGACACAGTTAGGACGGCAAGAAAGCGGCGCTCAGCAGAAAGAGCGTGCCAGTGCGCTGCAAGCACGTACCCTGATTGAGGAAAACTATCCCGCCTACGAAGCCCTGGTGGCGAGGATGGAACAACGTGCTTCAGTTGAGGAGTGTTATCAGGTGCTTCAGCAACATACTTTTAGAAGTTAG
- a CDS encoding diguanylate cyclase: MDAFVLVVGTDAFLATFLTRIAALVGGAVEAASQLDEVIPLLEKKLPYILILQASLEGSLEFCYQLKQHNQLAGIYCILIEDRPELAREQTLSDRHRKLALMAEALEKGADAYLQIAPVRRRSAALAQEEIGLQDRLLAAQIQMGLRKVQNYRQLMRTNDLLSTMALSDPLTELNNRRALEWELPRQIQNARSRLIPLSLVMLDVDYFKSINDTYGHLIGDRVLQLLSARLQHNLRFQDTLFRYGGEEFVVILSHTDVQEAPVVAHRLCRLICEQPFRINPTLSLTITISLGTGTLNATDDIKGVNLLQRADQNLLQAKSDGRNRVVSE, translated from the coding sequence ATGGATGCTTTTGTTCTAGTTGTTGGAACTGATGCATTTCTGGCAACATTTTTGACGCGAATCGCTGCTTTAGTAGGTGGCGCAGTTGAAGCTGCCTCCCAGCTAGATGAAGTCATCCCGCTGCTGGAAAAGAAACTGCCCTATATCTTAATTTTGCAGGCAAGTCTGGAGGGCAGTTTGGAATTCTGTTATCAGCTCAAACAACATAACCAATTAGCGGGGATTTACTGCATCTTGATAGAAGACCGACCGGAACTTGCCCGCGAGCAAACACTTTCCGATCGACACCGGAAGTTGGCACTCATGGCAGAAGCTTTAGAAAAAGGGGCAGATGCTTACTTGCAAATTGCCCCAGTCAGAAGAAGGAGTGCTGCCCTTGCACAAGAGGAGATCGGGTTGCAAGATCGCTTACTGGCAGCGCAAATTCAGATGGGATTACGCAAGGTGCAAAACTATCGTCAATTGATGCGAACCAATGATTTATTGTCAACAATGGCGCTATCTGACCCGCTGACGGAACTGAATAATCGTCGCGCCTTGGAATGGGAATTGCCCCGACAGATTCAAAATGCTCGGAGTCGCTTAATTCCGCTGAGTTTGGTAATGCTAGATGTAGACTATTTCAAGTCTATTAATGACACCTACGGGCATCTGATCGGCGATCGCGTCCTGCAACTACTCTCCGCTCGTCTGCAACACAACCTGCGATTTCAAGACACTCTCTTCCGCTACGGAGGTGAGGAATTTGTTGTAATTCTCAGCCACACAGATGTTCAAGAGGCTCCAGTGGTAGCCCACCGTCTGTGTCGCCTGATCTGCGAACAACCCTTCAGAATTAATCCCACTCTGTCACTCACAATTACGATCAGTTTGGGGACAGGCACCCTGAATGCGACGGACGATATTAAAGGAGTAAACTTGCTACAACGTGCTGACCAAAACCTTCTGCAAGCCAAATCTGATGGTCGCAATCGAGTTGTGAGTGAATAA
- a CDS encoding heavy-metal-associated domain-containing protein: MALQLKVPTIACNGCAETITDTIHTMEPDAKVDVDVKAKTVTVEAQASEETIKQAIVAAGHTIEGYQ; this comes from the coding sequence ATGGCACTCCAACTAAAAGTTCCCACTATCGCCTGTAATGGCTGTGCAGAAACGATTACCGACACGATCCATACGATGGAACCCGACGCCAAGGTGGACGTGGATGTAAAAGCCAAGACGGTGACAGTGGAAGCTCAAGCTTCTGAAGAAACAATCAAGCAAGCGATCGTGGCGGCAGGTCACACGATTGAAGGTTATCAATAA